From Streptomyces sp. HUAS MG91, the proteins below share one genomic window:
- a CDS encoding ABC transporter permease: MTTTAPEKQPEPQLDERLLKTSPWKKLLGRPELGSVVGAIAVFVFFAVAADSFLRATSLATVLYAASVLGIMAVPVALLMIGGEFDLSAGVLVTSSALVSSMFSYQMTANTWVGVGVSLLVTLAIGAFNGIMLTRTKLPSFIITLGTFLMLTGMNLGFTKLISGTVSTKSIADMQGFTSGKDLFASTFTIGGVDFKVTIVWWLALVLVATWILLRTRVGNWIFAVGGDVDAARAVGVPVNKTKVGLYMGVAFGAWISGQHLLFSYDVVQSGEGVGNELIYIVAAVIGGCLITGGYGSAVGAAIGALIFGMTSKGIVFAEWNSDWFKFFLGAMLLLATLLNHWVRKRAEASK, encoded by the coding sequence ATGACCACCACAGCTCCGGAGAAACAGCCCGAGCCGCAGCTCGACGAACGGCTCCTGAAGACCTCGCCCTGGAAGAAGCTCCTCGGCCGCCCCGAGCTGGGCTCGGTCGTCGGCGCGATCGCCGTCTTCGTCTTCTTCGCGGTCGCCGCGGACAGCTTCCTGCGGGCGACCAGCCTGGCGACCGTCCTCTACGCGGCCTCCGTCCTCGGCATCATGGCGGTGCCGGTGGCGCTGCTGATGATCGGCGGCGAGTTCGACCTGTCGGCGGGCGTGCTGGTCACCTCGTCGGCGCTGGTCTCGTCGATGTTCAGCTACCAGATGACGGCGAACACCTGGGTCGGTGTCGGCGTCTCGCTCCTGGTCACCCTGGCCATCGGCGCCTTCAACGGCATCATGCTGACCCGCACCAAGCTGCCCAGCTTCATCATCACGCTCGGCACCTTCCTGATGCTGACGGGCATGAACCTGGGCTTCACCAAGCTGATCAGCGGCACCGTGTCGACCAAGTCCATCGCCGACATGCAGGGTTTCACCTCCGGCAAGGACCTCTTCGCCTCGACGTTCACCATCGGCGGTGTCGACTTCAAGGTCACCATCGTCTGGTGGCTGGCCCTGGTCCTGGTGGCGACCTGGATCCTGCTCCGCACCCGCGTCGGCAACTGGATCTTCGCGGTCGGCGGTGACGTGGACGCGGCCCGGGCGGTCGGCGTCCCGGTCAACAAGACCAAGGTCGGCCTCTACATGGGCGTCGCGTTCGGCGCCTGGATCTCCGGCCAGCACCTGCTCTTCTCCTACGACGTGGTGCAGTCCGGCGAGGGCGTCGGCAACGAGCTGATCTACATCGTCGCGGCCGTCATCGGCGGCTGCCTGATCACCGGCGGATACGGTTCCGCGGTCGGCGCGGCCATCGGCGCGCTGATCTTCGGCATGACCAGCAAGGGCATCGTGTTCGCCGAGTGGAACTCGGACTGGTTCAAGTTCTTCCTCGGGGCGATGCTGCTCCTCGCGACCCTCCTCAACCACTGGGTCCGCAAGCGCGCGGAGGCGAGCAAATGA
- a CDS encoding ATP-binding cassette domain-containing protein, giving the protein MTTPLVDTPLVELNGVSKYYGNIRALEDVSLVVNAGEISCVLGDNGAGKSTLIKIIAGLHQHDAGTFSVDGEPAKFANPREALDHGIATVYQDLAVVPLMPVWRNFFLGSEPTKGTAPFKRMDVDLMRRTTHEELARMGIDLRDVDQPIGTLSGGERQCVAIARAVYFGAKVLVLDEPTAALGVKQSGVVLKYVAAARDAGLGVVLITHNPHHAYLVGDRFILLKRGGMFGSHTRDEITLDELTRQMAGGSELDDLRHELERAPVPTHLGGHSADGTEK; this is encoded by the coding sequence ATGACCACACCTCTCGTCGACACTCCTCTCGTCGAGCTCAACGGCGTCAGCAAGTACTACGGCAACATCCGGGCCCTGGAGGACGTCTCGCTCGTCGTGAACGCGGGGGAGATCTCCTGCGTCCTCGGCGACAACGGCGCCGGCAAGTCCACCCTCATCAAGATCATCGCGGGGCTGCACCAGCACGACGCGGGCACCTTCTCCGTCGACGGCGAGCCAGCGAAGTTCGCCAACCCGCGCGAGGCCCTGGACCACGGCATCGCCACGGTCTACCAGGACCTGGCCGTGGTGCCGCTGATGCCGGTGTGGCGCAACTTCTTCCTCGGCTCGGAGCCGACGAAGGGCACCGCCCCGTTCAAGCGCATGGACGTCGACCTCATGCGCCGCACCACCCACGAGGAACTGGCGCGCATGGGCATCGACCTGCGCGACGTCGACCAGCCCATCGGCACGTTGTCCGGCGGTGAGCGGCAGTGCGTCGCCATCGCCCGGGCCGTGTACTTCGGCGCCAAGGTCCTCGTCCTGGACGAGCCCACGGCGGCGCTCGGCGTGAAGCAGTCCGGGGTCGTGCTCAAGTACGTGGCCGCGGCGCGGGACGCCGGGCTCGGCGTGGTGCTCATCACCCACAACCCGCACCACGCCTATCTGGTCGGTGACCGGTTCATCCTGCTCAAGCGGGGTGGCATGTTCGGCAGCCACACCCGCGACGAGATCACTCTCGACGAGCTGACTCGGCAGATGGCCGGCGGCAGTGAGCTGGACGATCTCCGGCACGAGCTGGAGCGGGCGCCTGTGCCTACGCACCTGGGCGGGCATTCGGCCGACGGCACCGAGAAGTAG
- a CDS encoding ROK family glucokinase codes for MSTYRDLAHRGSARATVLRTVGTRERRSHLTAPRVPTVGIDIGGTKVMAGVVDADGTILETLRTETPDKSKSPKVVEDTICELVLDLSDRHDVHAVGIGAAGWVDADRNRVLFAPHLSWRNEPLRDRLAGRLAVPVLVDNDANTAAWAEWRFGAGRGEDHLVMITLGTGIGGAILEDGQVKRGKYGVAGEFGHMQVVPGGHRCPCGNRGCWEQYSSGNALVREARELAAADSPVAYNIIERVQGNVPEISGPLITELAREGDAMCVELLQDIGQWLGVGIANLAAALDPSCFVIGGGVSAADDLLIAPARDAFKRQLTGRGYRPEARIARAQLGPEAGMVGAADLARLVARRFRRAKRRRVERYERYERYAQAREAASGVEDQQ; via the coding sequence ATGAGCACCTACCGCGACCTCGCACACCGTGGCAGCGCACGAGCCACCGTCCTGCGGACGGTCGGCACCAGGGAACGCCGCTCGCACCTGACCGCCCCCCGCGTCCCCACCGTGGGCATCGACATCGGCGGCACCAAGGTGATGGCGGGTGTCGTCGACGCGGACGGCACCATCCTGGAGACGCTGCGCACGGAGACCCCGGACAAGTCGAAGAGCCCGAAGGTCGTCGAGGACACGATCTGCGAGCTGGTCCTGGACCTGTCCGACCGGCACGACGTGCACGCGGTCGGCATCGGCGCGGCCGGCTGGGTCGACGCGGACCGCAACCGCGTCCTGTTCGCCCCGCACCTGTCCTGGCGCAACGAACCGCTCCGCGACCGCCTCGCGGGCCGCCTCGCGGTCCCCGTGCTGGTCGACAACGACGCGAACACCGCCGCGTGGGCGGAGTGGCGCTTCGGCGCGGGCCGCGGCGAGGACCACCTCGTCATGATCACCCTCGGGACCGGCATCGGCGGCGCGATCCTGGAGGACGGCCAGGTCAAGCGCGGCAAGTACGGCGTCGCCGGCGAGTTCGGCCACATGCAGGTCGTGCCCGGCGGCCATCGCTGCCCGTGCGGCAACCGCGGCTGCTGGGAGCAGTACAGCTCGGGAAACGCCCTGGTCAGGGAGGCCCGCGAGCTCGCGGCGGCCGACTCCCCGGTCGCGTACAACATCATCGAGCGGGTCCAGGGCAACGTGCCGGAGATCAGCGGACCGCTCATCACCGAGCTGGCCCGCGAGGGCGACGCCATGTGCGTCGAGCTGCTCCAGGACATCGGCCAGTGGCTCGGCGTGGGCATCGCCAACCTCGCGGCCGCCCTCGACCCCTCCTGCTTCGTGATCGGCGGAGGCGTGAGCGCCGCCGACGACCTGCTCATCGCCCCGGCCCGCGACGCCTTCAAGCGCCAGCTGACCGGCCGCGGCTACCGCCCCGAGGCCCGCATCGCCCGCGCCCAGCTCGGCCCCGAGGCCGGCATGGTCGGCGCCGCCGACCTGGCCCGCCTGGTCGCCCGCCGGTTCCGCCGCGCCAAGCGCCGCCGGGTCGAGCGCTACGAACGCTACGAGCGCTACGCCCAGGCCCGCGAAGCCGCATCGGGCGTTGAGGACCAGCAGTAG
- a CDS encoding sugar kinase gives MTVPRQPPSPYEETRPPEEPRGHVIRRRALTLLIIVLLIGIPAGYLVISANQSRDSGKDKEAKYSATGLTIGWPSKVQRRLYETPIPHYSRNVAYYETNNYKVSRLYTQFLTSKGGLDTFLKEVDEHYTVDDLKKGDITIGARDRNVAGWDFTGPGPWYGLTHDQKDPMPTQSIVVNLSNPDHPMVFVVSTTEP, from the coding sequence ATGACCGTGCCCCGCCAGCCTCCGTCCCCGTACGAGGAGACGCGCCCGCCGGAGGAGCCGCGCGGTCATGTGATCCGCCGCCGCGCGCTCACCCTCCTGATCATCGTGCTGCTCATCGGCATCCCCGCCGGATACCTGGTGATCTCCGCGAACCAGAGCCGCGACAGCGGCAAGGACAAGGAGGCCAAGTACTCGGCGACCGGCCTGACCATCGGCTGGCCGTCGAAGGTGCAGCGGCGGCTCTACGAGACGCCGATCCCGCACTACTCGCGCAACGTCGCCTACTACGAGACGAACAACTACAAGGTCAGCCGCCTGTACACGCAGTTCCTCACCAGCAAGGGCGGCCTCGACACGTTCCTCAAGGAGGTCGACGAGCACTACACGGTCGACGACCTGAAGAAGGGCGACATCACGATCGGCGCCCGCGACCGGAACGTCGCCGGATGGGACTTCACCGGCCCGGGACCCTGGTACGGCCTGACCCACGACCAGAAGGACCCGATGCCGACGCAGAGCATCGTGGTGAACCTGTCGAACCCGGACCATCCGATGGTCTTCGTCGTCTCGACCACCGAGCCGTGA
- a CDS encoding DUF5709 domain-containing protein has product MSESDAFADDVYQPDGSEVQDDEGLLDAADTLLEGVEDPLDEGYSPPDRFEGRYDSDPESLDERLAEEVPDVAPPQGDGLGDTSDTDGELLDSEVGGARSGRLVAEEMDLDGASEESLTAQDAGLDGAGASAEEAAVHVIDDENG; this is encoded by the coding sequence ATGAGCGAGAGCGACGCCTTCGCCGACGACGTCTACCAGCCGGACGGCTCCGAGGTGCAGGACGACGAAGGTCTTCTGGACGCGGCGGACACCCTCCTGGAGGGTGTCGAGGACCCGCTGGACGAGGGGTACTCGCCGCCCGACCGGTTCGAGGGCCGCTACGACAGCGATCCCGAGAGCCTGGACGAACGGCTCGCGGAGGAGGTCCCCGATGTCGCGCCGCCCCAGGGCGACGGGCTCGGCGACACCAGCGACACCGACGGCGAACTGCTCGACTCCGAGGTCGGCGGGGCCCGGTCGGGGCGGCTGGTGGCCGAGGAGATGGACCTGGACGGCGCCAGTGAGGAGTCGCTGACGGCGCAGGACGCCGGTCTCGACGGGGCCGGGGCCTCGGCCGAGGAGGCCGCCGTGCACGTCATCGACGACGAGAACGGCTGA
- the msrA gene encoding peptide-methionine (S)-S-oxide reductase MsrA, protein MPGETDKAVLAGGCFWGMEDLIRKLPGVLSTRVGYTGGDTPNATYRNHGDHAEAIEVVYDPARTTYRDLLEFFFQIHDPSTKDRQGNDIGRSYRSAIYYADDAQRQVALDTIADVDASGLWPGKVVTEVEPLGDFWQAEPEHQDYLERYPDGYTCHFPRPNWKLPRRSEAGSTS, encoded by the coding sequence ATGCCGGGCGAGACGGACAAGGCAGTACTCGCGGGTGGCTGTTTCTGGGGGATGGAGGACCTGATCCGGAAGTTGCCGGGGGTGCTCTCGACACGCGTCGGCTACACGGGCGGCGACACCCCGAACGCCACGTACCGCAACCACGGCGACCACGCCGAGGCGATCGAGGTCGTCTACGACCCCGCGCGGACCACGTACCGGGACCTTCTGGAGTTCTTCTTCCAGATCCACGACCCGAGCACGAAGGACCGCCAGGGCAACGACATCGGGCGCAGCTACCGCTCGGCGATCTACTACGCCGACGACGCGCAGCGCCAGGTCGCCCTGGACACCATCGCGGACGTGGACGCCAGCGGGCTGTGGCCCGGCAAGGTCGTCACCGAGGTGGAGCCGCTGGGCGACTTCTGGCAGGCCGAGCCGGAGCACCAGGACTACCTGGAGCGCTACCCCGACGGCTACACCTGCCACTTCCCGCGGCCGAACTGGAAGCTGCCCCGGCGGAGCGAGGCGGGGAGCACGTCATGA